The Paenibacillus wynnii DNA window GCGGAGACTCAAAGCGAACCTGTGGAGAGTAAACAGGGAACTCAGCATTTCGACTTATTTATAGATACGGATATGTATATGGTATACAAAGACGGGGAACCTCTGGATCTGACACATCGTGAGTATGAGCTGCTCTATTATATGATTCGGCATGCGGGCAAGGTAATGACTCGTGAGCATTTGCTGCAGGCTGTATGGGGATTTGAATACTTCGGTGATGTGCGGACCGTGGATGTAACGATTCGGCGGTTGCGGGAGAAAATCGAGGAGAATCCGAGCAAGCCTGAATATATTTTTACGCGGCGCGGACTCGGCTATTTGATGCATAGTCCCAAAAGCGGAGGGCTATGATGAAACGGTTGTCCTTTTTTCGGACGATTCAGGCCAAACTTATTATCATTTACGTGCTGCTTATTCTAATTGCTATGCAGTTGATCGGGGTTTATTTTGTAAGCTCCATGAAGAACTCTTTAACGGAGAATTTCACGAAGGATTTGAAAGCCAGGGCCGAGATGCTCTCTATTCTGACGGCAGACAAGTTCAGTACGGATACAGCAAACTCAGATAATGAGAGTTCTGTAGACAGTCTGCGCGGAATGGTTAACAATTTGTACATTAACGGTGCGGAGATTCAAGTACTGGATGCCAGCGGCAAAATCATTACAACCTCAGTTCCCTCGCAGAATGACTACGTGGGGCAACGCAACACACAAACGGTAGTAAGCCGAGCCCTGCAGGGCATTAGTGATAATGAGGAATATATTATCGGTGACGATAACGTGCGGAAGAAGGTTGTGGCCAAGCCGGTAGTCTCCGGTGGCAAAATAGTTGGCGCTATATATATCGCTGCCGACATGAAGGACCTGTATGCTACGATGAGCCGAATCAATAGTGTGTTTATTACCGGGCTGTTGCTGGCACTAGCACTTACGGCCGTACTAGGGGTTATTCTGGCACATACGATTACCCAGCCTATCAAAGAGATGACCCGCCATGCCACGGCAGTTGCTGAAGGGCGGTTTAATCGCAAAATGCCGGTGTTCGGCAATGATGAAATCGGTCAGCTTAGCCAGGCGTTCAATTATATGACCGGAAGACTGCGCGAGGCGCTCTCGCAGAATGAGGAAGAGAAGGAGAAATTGGCTTCTATCCTGACGAATATGAGCGACGGTGTAGTAGCCACCGATGAACGGGGTATTGTAATTCTGATGAACCGCCGAGCTGCGCTTATGCTGGGAGAAGAAGGGCCGTTGCCGGAAGGGGCAAAGCTGGAAGTGCTGCTTGGATTAGATGCTGAGCAGGCAGGAGCTTTGTCCGGAGGCAGTGCCCAATCGTCGTTGCTGCGACT harbors:
- the walK gene encoding cell wall metabolism sensor histidine kinase WalK, whose amino-acid sequence is MKRLSFFRTIQAKLIIIYVLLILIAMQLIGVYFVSSMKNSLTENFTKDLKARAEMLSILTADKFSTDTANSDNESSVDSLRGMVNNLYINGAEIQVLDASGKIITTSVPSQNDYVGQRNTQTVVSRALQGISDNEEYIIGDDNVRKKVVAKPVVSGGKIVGAIYIAADMKDLYATMSRINSVFITGLLLALALTAVLGVILAHTITQPIKEMTRHATAVAEGRFNRKMPVFGNDEIGQLSQAFNYMTGRLREALSQNEEEKEKLASILTNMSDGVVATDERGIVILMNRRAALMLGEEGPLPEGAKLEVLLGLDAEQAGALSGGSAQSSLLRLSHQDLEDPNIVRVTFTPIHRREGGIAGTIAVLQDVTDQENLEESRREFVANVSHELRTPLTTIKSYAEALDDGALDDPQLAARFVGVIRNETERMIRLVTDLLHLSRLDSKEARLRMQHTDIAEMLEDVADRFSFQIRQKRIDISTRVRRGISNAWLDRDQIDQVLGNLVSNALKYTPEGGTIELEASRNEEGMLAISVRDSGIGIPKKDIERIFERFYRVDKARSRNMGGTGLGLSIAREIVKAHGGSISLQSELDQGSKVTFTLPLDEQRRGQA